In Longimicrobiaceae bacterium, one DNA window encodes the following:
- a CDS encoding FeoA family protein, translating into MLKRLLELARRTPARADSGCGSCTLSACATGCRAAVLGMECESAEASRLRSLGLFEGACVTVVDSRNGMLLDVRGSRLALGSGLASAIRVLPLGS; encoded by the coding sequence ATGCTGAAGCGCCTCCTCGAGCTCGCACGACGCACCCCGGCCAGGGCCGACTCCGGCTGCGGCTCGTGCACGCTCTCCGCGTGCGCCACCGGCTGCCGCGCGGCGGTGCTCGGGATGGAGTGCGAGAGCGCCGAGGCGAGCCGGCTGCGCAGCCTGGGCCTCTTCGAGGGCGCCTGCGTGACGGTGGTGGACTCGCGGAACGGGATGCTCCTGGACGTGCGGGGCTCGCGCCTGGCGCTGGGCTCCGGGCTGGCATCCGCCATCCGGGTGCTGCCGCTGGGGTCCTGA
- a CDS encoding FeoA family protein, whose product MARKLAELRPGERGRVTAVAGDADAVRRLMDLGLIRGTTLEVIRTAPLGDPMEVRLRGYMLTLRRAEAEHITVE is encoded by the coding sequence TTGGCGCGGAAGCTCGCGGAGCTGCGCCCCGGCGAGCGGGGACGCGTGACGGCGGTGGCAGGCGACGCGGACGCGGTCCGACGGCTGATGGACCTGGGGCTGATCCGCGGCACCACCCTCGAGGTGATCCGCACGGCACCGCTGGGCGACCCGATGGAAGTGAGGCTCCGGGGCTACATGCTGACCCTCCGGCGCGCCGAAGCAGAGCACATCACGGTGGAATAG
- the feoB gene encoding ferrous iron transport protein B, producing MEVLDAGKVPAPPAPSPAPSAHGGGVSRVALIGNPNTGKSTLFNALTGMRQRVGNYSGVTVERVEGRYADGPDRVVTVIDLPGTYSLSASSPDEEIALAVLLGRVEGVPAPDAVVVVLDAQNLERNLFLASQVLELGLPTVVALNQVDAAEAAGLRIDAVELTLQLGAPVVPTVATRGQGLDVLKRAVRGARGLPRPERRFALPGEAVEALEPVEARLREAGFTPGAAAMESLRLLAVPHAEGHLAGVPGLEEAVAEAEARLEATGIHARSLEAEARYGWIAEVVDAAVRREGERGRTATDRIDAVVLHRVWGPLIFLALMAVVFQSVFSWAEPVMGAIEGGFASLGAAVGALLPEGDLRSMVVDGVIAGVGSVLVFLPQITILFLFLGFLEDTGYMARAAFIMDRFMRGVGLHGRSFIPLLSGYACAVPGVMSTRTIENREDRLATIMVLPLMSCSARIPVYTLLIGTFIPSVAVAGIFNLQGITLLAMYLLGTVSALAVAAIFKRSLLRGQVRPMIMELPPYRLPRLRVLLTTVWHRVSMFLRRAGTVILAITIVLWALATYPKTEPAPGLPDEVAQEQQLENSVLGRMGRVIEPAVQPLGYDWKIGVAILSSFAAREVFVSSMGTIYGVGSEADESSVVLRDRLLGERDAGTGALVYSPLVAVGLMVFYVYALMCASTVAVVHRETGGGREGLKWASFQFGYMLALAYGAAFLVYRVGLALGLGA from the coding sequence ATGGAAGTACTGGACGCCGGAAAGGTCCCGGCCCCTCCCGCACCCTCGCCCGCGCCCTCCGCGCACGGCGGGGGTGTGTCGCGTGTGGCGCTGATCGGCAACCCGAACACCGGGAAGAGCACCCTGTTCAACGCGCTGACCGGGATGCGGCAGCGCGTGGGGAACTACTCCGGGGTGACGGTGGAGCGCGTGGAGGGCCGCTACGCGGACGGCCCCGACCGGGTCGTCACGGTGATCGACCTGCCGGGGACGTACTCGCTCTCCGCGTCGTCGCCGGACGAGGAGATCGCGCTCGCCGTGCTCCTGGGCCGGGTGGAGGGCGTCCCCGCGCCGGACGCGGTGGTGGTCGTGCTGGACGCGCAGAACCTGGAGCGGAACCTGTTCCTCGCCAGCCAGGTGCTGGAGCTGGGGCTCCCCACCGTCGTGGCGCTGAACCAGGTGGACGCCGCCGAGGCCGCGGGGCTCCGCATCGACGCGGTGGAGCTGACGCTGCAGCTCGGCGCGCCGGTGGTCCCCACCGTGGCGACGCGGGGCCAGGGGCTGGACGTGCTGAAGCGCGCCGTCCGCGGCGCGCGCGGGCTCCCCCGCCCCGAGCGCCGCTTCGCGCTCCCCGGCGAGGCCGTGGAGGCGCTGGAGCCGGTCGAGGCGCGGCTCCGGGAGGCGGGCTTCACCCCCGGGGCGGCGGCGATGGAGTCGCTGCGCCTCCTGGCGGTGCCGCATGCGGAGGGTCACCTGGCGGGCGTGCCGGGGCTGGAGGAGGCGGTCGCGGAGGCCGAGGCGCGCCTGGAGGCGACCGGGATCCACGCGCGCAGCCTGGAGGCGGAGGCTCGCTACGGGTGGATCGCGGAGGTGGTGGACGCCGCCGTGCGCCGCGAGGGTGAGCGCGGCAGGACCGCCACCGACCGGATCGACGCCGTGGTGCTGCACCGCGTCTGGGGCCCGCTGATCTTCCTGGCGCTGATGGCGGTGGTGTTCCAGTCCGTCTTCTCCTGGGCGGAGCCGGTCATGGGGGCCATCGAGGGGGGCTTCGCCTCGCTCGGGGCGGCGGTGGGGGCGCTCCTCCCGGAGGGCGACCTGCGCAGCATGGTGGTGGACGGGGTCATCGCCGGGGTGGGGTCGGTGCTCGTCTTCCTCCCGCAGATCACCATCCTCTTCCTCTTCCTGGGATTCCTGGAGGACACGGGGTACATGGCGCGGGCGGCGTTCATCATGGACCGCTTCATGCGCGGCGTGGGGCTGCACGGGCGCAGCTTCATCCCCCTCCTTTCCGGCTACGCCTGCGCGGTGCCGGGAGTGATGTCCACGCGGACCATCGAGAACCGCGAGGACCGCCTGGCGACCATCATGGTGCTCCCGCTGATGAGCTGCTCGGCGCGGATCCCGGTCTACACGCTCCTGATCGGCACCTTCATCCCCTCCGTGGCCGTCGCCGGGATCTTCAACCTGCAGGGGATCACCCTGCTGGCGATGTACCTGCTGGGCACGGTGAGCGCGCTGGCGGTCGCGGCGATCTTCAAGCGCTCCCTGCTCCGCGGGCAGGTGCGCCCCATGATCATGGAGCTCCCGCCCTACCGCCTCCCCCGTCTGCGGGTGCTCCTCACCACCGTGTGGCACCGGGTGAGCATGTTCCTGCGGCGCGCGGGGACGGTGATCCTGGCCATCACCATCGTGCTGTGGGCGCTGGCGACCTACCCGAAGACGGAGCCCGCCCCCGGCCTCCCCGACGAGGTCGCGCAGGAGCAGCAGCTCGAGAACTCCGTGCTGGGGCGGATGGGGCGCGTGATCGAGCCCGCGGTGCAGCCGCTGGGGTACGACTGGAAGATCGGGGTGGCGATCCTCAGCTCGTTCGCGGCGCGCGAGGTGTTCGTCTCCAGCATGGGGACCATCTACGGCGTGGGGAGCGAGGCGGACGAGTCGTCCGTGGTCCTGCGGGACCGGCTCCTCGGGGAGCGCGACGCCGGCACGGGCGCGCTGGTGTACTCCCCGCTGGTGGCGGTGGGGCTCATGGTGTTCTACGTGTACGCGCTCATGTGCGCGAGCACGGTGGCGGTGGTGCACCGGGAGACCGGCGGGGGGCGGGAGGGCCTGAAATGGGCCTCTTTCCAGTTCGGCTACATGCTCGCGCTGGCCTACGGCGCCGCCTTCCTGGTGTACCGGGTGGGGCTCGCGCTCGGCCTGGGCGCCTGA